From one Streptomyces spiramyceticus genomic stretch:
- a CDS encoding ABC transporter permease subunit, whose product MSSLTYDLTLAGLAVGSAAALTGIGLIVTYRATGVLNLAHGAIAMVCAYILRQLNVEWGWPLPLAAAVTLLLVAPGIGLLLDRGVFRPLAVLESGPAQTLVASIGVFVLLVGGAALVWGTGARPDAPVLLSDDPWGQLSAVLLLAALVGAVTRWTRFGREVRAVVDNRPLAVLGGIDADRVAATGWAFGAFTAGLTGVLLAPYVRLDPYGMPLLVVEVIAVAVLAGMRSLPVAVGCALAIGVAQAQMTRLHPSGWSEPLVQAVGANLFVVALLIAALAVPGPGVRDSLPRTSTTAFPAAPPAAWLVAAVLFLLPLGFAGSDLHTSVQVPALAVILLSLVVVTGRGGQISLGQAAYAGLGALFTALLAAGRFPGLPEMPELPALAVAVALVAPLGVLTGWPAIGRSGLALALATLAFGVAVSRFVFAQPYATSGLGLGRPAGFTDDRVYYLLELVLLAASLLAVAALRRGRTGRALAAMRDHETGAAAAGIPVPALKLLAFVTGAALAALGGGMLGMGLRAFDPAAYDPVRALLWFAAVVVLGADNLLGACAAAALLVGLDAGARGGAAAAVIGILAVLLGRYPAAATKAVNALGWVGQPSPARGGPPWTQSSGEVEHTPEGRPGVWRLAPSAGKNGVSPARTKLRAWGRARETFARPPLRARAVRLTYGAFTALDGVDLTVTPGRVTALVGANGAGKTTLFHCLCGTLRPDAGSIELDGVDITRKPAHARTRLGIARTFQELAVFPSLTVEENVRLGAEQGHLRDPDPGAVEAVLRLLDLAGPVRHHPAAGLPTGTLRRVELGRALAGRPHTLLLDEPAAGLDTAEAGQLARVMAALAADGMAVLVVEHDLDLVAGIAHTVHTMEAGSIRP is encoded by the coding sequence GTGAGCTCGCTTACGTACGACCTCACGCTGGCGGGGCTCGCCGTCGGCAGCGCGGCGGCCCTCACCGGTATCGGACTGATCGTCACGTACCGCGCCACCGGCGTGCTCAACCTGGCGCACGGCGCGATCGCCATGGTCTGCGCGTACATATTGCGCCAGCTGAACGTCGAATGGGGCTGGCCCCTGCCCCTCGCGGCCGCCGTCACCCTGCTGCTCGTCGCGCCCGGCATCGGCCTGCTGCTCGACCGGGGCGTCTTCCGCCCTCTGGCGGTCCTGGAGAGCGGCCCGGCCCAGACGCTCGTCGCCTCCATCGGCGTCTTCGTCCTCCTCGTCGGGGGCGCGGCGCTGGTGTGGGGCACCGGTGCCCGCCCGGACGCTCCCGTGCTGCTCTCCGACGACCCCTGGGGCCAGCTGTCGGCCGTACTGCTGCTCGCCGCCCTCGTGGGCGCGGTGACCCGGTGGACCCGGTTCGGCCGCGAGGTGAGGGCCGTCGTCGACAACCGGCCGCTGGCCGTGCTGGGCGGGATCGACGCGGACCGGGTGGCCGCGACGGGCTGGGCGTTCGGCGCGTTCACGGCGGGTCTGACGGGCGTCCTGCTGGCGCCGTACGTACGCCTTGATCCGTACGGGATGCCGCTGCTGGTCGTCGAGGTGATCGCGGTGGCGGTGCTGGCCGGAATGCGCAGCCTGCCGGTGGCGGTGGGCTGCGCGCTGGCGATCGGCGTGGCTCAGGCCCAGATGACGCGCCTCCACCCGTCGGGCTGGTCCGAGCCCCTGGTCCAGGCGGTCGGGGCGAACCTCTTCGTGGTGGCCCTGCTGATCGCGGCCCTGGCCGTGCCCGGCCCGGGCGTCCGGGACTCCCTCCCCCGTACATCGACCACCGCCTTCCCCGCCGCGCCGCCCGCCGCCTGGCTGGTGGCGGCAGTGCTCTTCCTCCTGCCCCTGGGCTTCGCGGGCTCCGACCTCCACACCTCGGTCCAGGTCCCGGCGCTGGCGGTCATCCTGCTCTCGCTGGTGGTGGTGACGGGCAGGGGCGGCCAGATCTCGCTGGGCCAGGCGGCGTACGCGGGCCTCGGCGCCCTGTTCACGGCACTGCTGGCGGCGGGCCGCTTCCCCGGCCTGCCCGAGATGCCCGAACTCCCCGCCTTGGCCGTGGCGGTGGCGCTGGTCGCACCGCTGGGCGTCCTCACGGGCTGGCCCGCGATCGGCCGCAGTGGCCTGGCTCTGGCGCTGGCCACGCTGGCGTTCGGCGTCGCGGTGAGCCGGTTCGTCTTCGCGCAGCCGTACGCGACGTCCGGCCTGGGCCTGGGCCGCCCGGCGGGGTTCACGGACGACCGCGTGTACTACCTCCTGGAACTCGTCCTGCTGGCCGCGTCGCTGCTGGCCGTCGCGGCGCTGCGCCGGGGCAGAACGGGCCGGGCCCTGGCGGCGATGCGCGACCACGAGACGGGCGCGGCGGCCGCAGGAATCCCCGTACCCGCCCTGAAACTCCTGGCCTTCGTCACCGGCGCGGCCCTGGCGGCCCTGGGCGGCGGCATGCTGGGCATGGGCCTGCGCGCGTTCGACCCGGCGGCGTACGACCCGGTGCGCGCCCTGCTGTGGTTCGCGGCGGTCGTGGTCCTGGGCGCCGACAACCTCCTGGGCGCGTGCGCGGCAGCGGCGCTGCTGGTGGGCCTGGACGCAGGGGCCAGGGGAGGAGCGGCGGCGGCGGTGATCGGCATCCTGGCGGTACTGCTGGGCCGCTACCCGGCGGCGGCGACGAAGGCGGTGAACGCGCTGGGGTGGGTCGGGCAGCCCTCTCCAGCCCGTGGGGGTCCCCCCTGGACGCAGTCCTCGGGGGAGGTTGAGCACACTCCCGAAGGGCGTCCGGGGGTCTGGCGGCTCGCCCCCAGTGCCGGGAAGAATGGGGTCTCCCCTGCTCGAACGAAGTTGAGAGCTTGGGGAAGGGCACGGGAAACATTCGCGCGCCCACCCCTCCGCGCCCGCGCAGTCCGCCTCACCTACGGCGCCTTCACCGCCCTGGACGGCGTAGACCTCACCGTCACCCCCGGCCGTGTCACCGCGCTCGTCGGTGCCAACGGAGCCGGCAAAACCACCCTCTTCCACTGCCTGTGCGGCACGCTGCGCCCCGATGCGGGCAGCATCGAGCTGGACGGCGTGGACATCACCCGCAAGCCCGCGCACGCCCGTACCCGTCTCGGCATCGCCCGGACCTTCCAGGAGCTCGCCGTCTTCCCGTCCCTCACCGTCGAGGAGAATGTCCGGCTCGGCGCCGAACAGGGCCACCTGCGCGACCCGGACCCCGGCGCCGTGGAGGCCGTACTGCGCCTGCTGGACCTCGCAGGTCCGGTACGGCACCACCCCGCCGCCGGCCTGCCCACCGGCACCCTCCGCCGCGTCGAGCTCGGCAGGGCGCTCGCGGGCCGCCCGCACACCCTCCTGCTCGACGAACCCGCCGCCGGACTCGACACGGCGGAGGCCGGGCAACTGGCCCGCGTCATGGCCGCACTGGCGGCGGACGGCATGGCCGTCCTCGTCGTCGAACACGACCTCGACCTGGTCGCCGGCATCGCGCACACCGTCCACACCATGGAGGCGGGGAGCATCCGACCATGA
- a CDS encoding ATP-binding cassette domain-containing protein, translating to MTVEPKAVEIELRGARVRYGPLEALHGVDMPVPAGGPLTVLLGRNGSGRTTVLRALAGTVPLTAGRVLWSGKDISRLHAHERARRGLCFVPDRHAVYATLTVAENLELAAPDKDFTPALDGYPALRALLPRRAGTLSGGEQRMLAVSRAVLSRARVVLVDEPTQGMSPSMAARTYELLTGLAPEAAVVIAEQRVPPALPLRTASHPVIVHELRRGSVVFRGEASELTPPSRSSPTE from the coding sequence ATGACCGTCGAGCCCAAGGCCGTCGAGATCGAGCTGCGCGGCGCACGCGTGCGCTACGGACCGCTGGAGGCCCTGCACGGAGTGGACATGCCCGTCCCGGCCGGCGGCCCGCTGACCGTACTGCTCGGCCGCAACGGTTCCGGGCGTACGACCGTACTGCGCGCCCTCGCCGGCACGGTCCCCCTCACCGCGGGCCGCGTCCTCTGGAGCGGCAAGGACATCAGCCGCCTCCACGCCCACGAACGGGCCCGCCGCGGCCTGTGCTTCGTACCCGACCGGCACGCCGTATACGCCACCCTCACGGTCGCCGAGAACCTGGAACTCGCCGCCCCGGACAAGGACTTCACACCGGCCCTGGACGGCTACCCGGCGCTGCGCGCCCTGCTCCCCCGCCGCGCAGGCACCCTCTCCGGCGGCGAGCAGCGGATGCTGGCCGTCTCCCGCGCCGTCCTGTCCCGCGCACGCGTGGTGCTCGTCGACGAGCCCACGCAGGGCATGTCCCCGTCCATGGCCGCCCGTACGTACGAACTCCTCACCGGCCTCGCACCGGAGGCGGCCGTCGTGATCGCCGAACAGCGAGTGCCGCCCGCCCTGCCCCTCCGGACGGCGTCACACCCGGTGATCGTGCACGAACTGCGGCGCGGCTCGGTCGTGTTCCGGGGCGAGGCGTCCGAGCTCACACCGCCTTCGCGCTCCTCTCCGACGGAATGA
- a CDS encoding transglycosylase family protein, whose product MTKLTKFPSSRRRPVVLLAAVLLAAVPLSARAAQVPSTPGSPSAERGRVAAGFVPFDCSADKSPWDCLAECESGGHWSTNTGNGYYGGLQFGQPTWKAHGGLTYAPRADLATREEQIKVAERVVATQGWGAWPVCSKRQDLAGRTYVVKPGDTLSGIARRYGVKGGWQALHKANAQVIGRNPDRIMVDTRLLIPSERSAKAV is encoded by the coding sequence ATGACGAAGCTGACGAAGTTTCCGTCCTCCCGTCGCCGGCCTGTTGTCCTGCTGGCCGCCGTGCTGCTGGCCGCGGTGCCGCTGAGCGCCCGGGCCGCGCAAGTGCCTTCAACCCCTGGATCGCCCTCCGCCGAACGCGGCCGCGTCGCCGCCGGCTTCGTACCGTTCGACTGCTCCGCCGACAAGTCGCCCTGGGACTGCCTCGCCGAATGCGAGAGCGGTGGCCACTGGTCCACGAACACCGGCAACGGCTACTACGGCGGGCTGCAGTTCGGGCAGCCGACCTGGAAGGCGCACGGTGGGCTCACGTACGCACCGCGCGCCGACCTCGCCACGCGGGAGGAACAGATCAAGGTCGCGGAGAGGGTGGTGGCCACGCAGGGGTGGGGAGCTTGGCCCGTCTGCTCGAAGCGCCAGGATCTGGCAGGCCGCACCTATGTCGTGAAGCCGGGCGACACCCTCAGCGGCATCGCGCGCCGTTACGGCGTCAAGGGCGGCTGGCAGGCGCTCCACAAGGCCAACGCCCAGGTGATCGGCCGCAACCCGGACCGCATCATGGTCGACACCAGGCTGCTCATTCCGTCGGAGAGGAGCGCGAAGGCGGTGTGA